The following coding sequences lie in one Myxococcus xanthus genomic window:
- a CDS encoding aldo/keto reductase, with translation MEYRQLGGSGFKVPVLTLGTGTFGGQGDFFKVWGSSGVEEATRLVDISLEAGLNMFDSADNYSRGLAEEILGKAISGRREKVILSTKGTFRSGEGPNDVGSSRFHITRAVEASLKRLGTDYIDLYQLHAFDALTPVEEALRALDDLVRAGKIRYIGASNFSGWHLMKSLATSEKYGLARHVAHQAYYSLVSREFEWELMPLALDQKVGTVVWSPLGWARLTGKIRRGQPRPEGSRMQSSLNAQGAPPLSEEYLFRVVDALDAVAAETGKTVPQVAINWLLQRPSVSTIVIGARNEEQLRQNLGAVGWNLTPDQVARLDAASAVTPTYPYWHQLGFAERNPFPTKVD, from the coding sequence ATGGAATATCGGCAGCTCGGCGGCTCTGGCTTCAAGGTCCCGGTGTTGACGCTCGGGACGGGAACCTTTGGAGGCCAGGGGGACTTCTTCAAGGTGTGGGGCAGCAGCGGGGTCGAGGAGGCCACGCGTCTGGTGGACATCAGTCTGGAGGCCGGGCTGAACATGTTCGACAGCGCGGACAACTACTCGCGCGGCCTGGCGGAGGAGATTCTCGGCAAGGCCATCTCCGGCCGCCGGGAGAAGGTCATCCTCTCCACGAAGGGCACCTTCCGCTCGGGTGAGGGACCGAACGACGTGGGCTCCTCGCGCTTCCACATCACCCGCGCGGTGGAGGCCAGCCTGAAGCGGCTGGGCACCGACTACATCGACCTCTACCAACTGCACGCCTTCGACGCGCTCACGCCCGTCGAGGAGGCACTGCGGGCGCTCGACGACCTCGTGCGCGCCGGGAAGATTCGCTACATCGGCGCGTCGAACTTCTCCGGCTGGCACCTGATGAAGTCGCTCGCCACCTCGGAGAAGTACGGCCTCGCGCGGCACGTGGCGCACCAGGCCTACTACTCGCTGGTGAGCCGGGAGTTCGAGTGGGAGCTGATGCCCCTCGCCCTGGACCAGAAGGTGGGCACCGTCGTGTGGAGCCCGCTCGGCTGGGCACGGCTGACGGGAAAGATTCGCCGGGGACAGCCCCGGCCCGAGGGCTCCCGCATGCAGTCCTCGCTCAACGCCCAGGGGGCGCCGCCTCTCTCCGAGGAGTACCTCTTCCGCGTGGTGGACGCGCTCGATGCCGTCGCAGCGGAGACGGGGAAGACGGTGCCACAGGTCGCCATCAACTGGCTGCTCCAGCGCCCCTCCGTGTCCACCATCGTCATCGGCGCGCGCAACGAGGAGCAGCTCCGACAGAACCTGGGCGCGGTGGGGTGGAACCTCACCCCTGACCAGGTGGCCCGGCTCGACGCGGCCAGCGCGGTGACGCCCACCTACCCGTACTGGCACCAGCTCGGCTTCGCCGAGCGCAACCCATTCCCGACGAAGGTGGACTGA
- a CDS encoding WD40/YVTN/BNR-like repeat-containing protein, with amino-acid sequence MKSRITVAWSTVASLLAVLPGTAAHAHAGLPETSNVTLRRGHPQDFFSGTTFGAVISRDSGKTWRWVCPDAMGYGGWRPEAYLWRETGDILAATGSALLHSPDEGCSWRTHPFFKSTWVTGLAAHPTDDRVFHAVTGRPGIANGLYRSDDGGETWTASPLLRTGLELNAVRVSPVDPRRLYVSGVSNNQMVVLRSDDAGDTWQEFPHALPELLRPYALTVVAVDPVAVDVVWVRVSAQGYTHLLRSDDGGRTLTPVTVLDDTFINMDLSSDGGTAWVGTLNYFFMGSSTGPLEKQPLPTGNACVLRDGETLYGCGSTWLHDWALARSTDQGRTWEHIFALYEIQGTQLCPRGTPVRDLCPARWPQLAEQLGAPLYPDGGVEEPPPPDAGTPDAGTPDAGQQPPEQRPPEPKSGGCAAAAGPALPLLLLLSSLLPRRRGPRRPHR; translated from the coding sequence ATGAAGTCGCGCATCACGGTTGCCTGGAGCACCGTCGCGTCCCTCCTGGCCGTGCTGCCTGGAACGGCGGCGCATGCCCACGCCGGCCTCCCGGAGACATCCAACGTCACCCTCCGCCGAGGCCACCCCCAGGACTTCTTCTCCGGGACGACGTTCGGCGCGGTCATCTCCCGCGACAGCGGCAAGACCTGGCGCTGGGTGTGTCCGGATGCCATGGGGTATGGCGGATGGCGCCCGGAGGCCTACCTGTGGCGGGAGACCGGCGACATCCTCGCCGCCACCGGCAGCGCCCTGCTGCACTCCCCGGATGAGGGCTGCTCCTGGCGCACGCATCCCTTCTTCAAGTCGACCTGGGTGACGGGGCTGGCGGCCCACCCCACCGATGACCGCGTCTTCCATGCCGTCACCGGACGGCCCGGCATCGCCAACGGCCTGTACCGCTCCGACGACGGCGGAGAGACGTGGACCGCCTCGCCGCTGCTGCGCACGGGGCTGGAGCTGAACGCGGTCCGCGTGTCCCCGGTGGACCCCCGCCGCCTCTACGTATCGGGCGTCTCCAACAACCAGATGGTGGTGCTGCGCAGCGACGACGCGGGCGACACCTGGCAGGAGTTCCCCCATGCGCTCCCAGAGCTGCTGCGGCCCTACGCGCTGACCGTGGTGGCGGTGGACCCCGTCGCCGTGGACGTGGTGTGGGTGCGCGTCTCCGCGCAGGGCTACACGCACCTGCTGCGCAGCGATGACGGGGGCCGCACGCTGACGCCGGTGACCGTGTTGGATGACACGTTCATCAACATGGACCTGTCCTCCGACGGCGGCACCGCCTGGGTGGGCACCCTCAACTACTTCTTCATGGGCTCGAGCACCGGCCCGCTGGAGAAGCAGCCCCTGCCTACCGGCAACGCGTGCGTGCTGCGCGACGGCGAGACGCTCTACGGCTGCGGCTCCACCTGGCTGCACGACTGGGCTCTGGCGCGCAGTACGGACCAGGGGCGCACGTGGGAGCACATCTTCGCGTTGTACGAAATCCAGGGCACGCAGCTATGCCCACGTGGAACCCCCGTGCGGGACCTCTGCCCGGCCCGCTGGCCGCAGCTCGCGGAGCAACTGGGCGCTCCGCTCTACCCGGATGGTGGCGTGGAGGAGCCGCCGCCGCCGGATGCGGGGACCCCAGACGCGGGCACGCCCGACGCGGGGCAACAGCCGCCCGAGCAGCGCCCACCCGAGCCGAAGTCCGGTGGCTGCGCCGCCGCGGCGGGCCCCGCCCTGCCCCTGCTGTTGCTGCTGTCCTCTCTCCTCCCGAGGCGCCGTGGCCCACGGCGTCCACATCGATAG